From Pseudomonadota bacterium, the proteins below share one genomic window:
- a CDS encoding histidine kinase, which translates to MGDRAIEAVVRRRERKAVELESLMSWRAQRILIVSSLYDAFTFQEDGSLVERLFSEYLELNLRTVPIVQRASAAREALEVLGRERFDLVISMLRVGDADVRELVRSIRGIDPEIPVMLLAANPRELAAVDLAGPLDGGERVFVWNGDVRLFLAMIKSCEDRMNVEHDSQVADVPSLILVEDNVRFYSAYLPMLYTELLEHSHALMADGLNHMQRLLRMRARPKILLATTFEEGERLFRRYRDHVMGVIVDASFPRGGRIDDDAGIEFARLVRAEAPDRPILMQSSVPENAARIGELGGLFVNKTSPTLLLELRRFLREQCGFADFVFRLPDGAMIATANDLRTLQERIAEVPVESILYHGARNDFSTWLMNRTEFELARDLRPQRVGDFAAPEDLRRHLIAALERHRERSRAGVVAEFSSATFEGTSGFARIGVGSLGGKGRGLAFVHSLLRDYEIGERFPDVEIFVPPTAVLAAGAFDRFMAGNRLTEVALGEASDDEIAGRFAAAALPEETLRALRTFLARVRYPLAVRSSSLLEDGSHQPFAGVYQTCMIPNNEGDPEARLERLSAAIKRVYASTYFAAPKAYLAATGNRPEEEKMAIVIQQLVGRRYGDHLYPLVAGVARSYNFYPMPGMRSEDGVASVVLGLGKAVVDGGRCVRFSPSQPDRPYQFATPEESLRTAPSALLALDMSAEPWTRCAAAEIDSNIVELDLEAAERHGTLHAVGSVYDPDSHAVYDGISRPGPRLVTLAGVLKGGAFPLAEVLSFLLDVGSAAFSCPVEIEFAADLRAKRGEKHQLGFLQIRPMVGGGAAGKVRVDGASAEDAVCLSHLALGDGRVGGVADLVYVPAATFDRGKTVQIAHEIGTLNGQLVAERRPYALIGPGRWGSADRWLGIPVSWAQISGAACIVETDMHDIKVEPSQGSHFFQNMTSLGIAYFTVNFGGAGGHLDMPWLDAQPARTETPFVRHLRFDSPLEIAVDGRSKAGVVMKPGHRLGGYVPAK; encoded by the coding sequence ATGGGAGATCGCGCGATAGAGGCCGTCGTCCGCCGCCGCGAGCGGAAGGCGGTGGAGCTCGAGTCGCTGATGTCCTGGCGCGCCCAGCGCATCCTGATCGTGTCGAGCCTCTACGACGCGTTCACGTTCCAGGAGGACGGATCGCTCGTCGAGCGGCTCTTCTCGGAGTACCTCGAGCTCAACCTGCGCACGGTGCCGATCGTGCAGCGGGCGTCCGCCGCGCGGGAGGCGCTCGAGGTGCTCGGCCGGGAGCGGTTCGACCTCGTCATCTCGATGCTGCGCGTCGGCGACGCGGACGTCCGCGAGCTCGTGCGGTCGATCCGCGGGATCGATCCGGAGATCCCGGTCATGCTGCTCGCCGCCAACCCGCGCGAGCTCGCCGCGGTGGATCTCGCGGGCCCGCTCGACGGCGGGGAGCGCGTGTTCGTCTGGAACGGGGACGTCCGGCTGTTCCTCGCCATGATCAAGAGCTGCGAGGATCGGATGAACGTCGAGCACGACTCCCAGGTCGCCGACGTCCCGAGCCTGATCCTCGTGGAGGACAACGTCCGGTTCTACTCCGCGTACCTGCCGATGCTGTACACCGAGCTATTGGAGCACAGCCACGCGCTCATGGCCGACGGCCTGAACCACATGCAGCGGCTCCTCCGGATGCGGGCCCGCCCGAAGATCCTGCTCGCGACGACGTTCGAGGAGGGCGAGCGGCTGTTCCGCAGGTACCGCGATCACGTCATGGGCGTCATCGTCGACGCGAGCTTCCCGCGCGGCGGCCGGATCGACGACGACGCCGGCATCGAGTTCGCCCGGCTCGTGCGCGCGGAGGCGCCGGATCGGCCGATCCTCATGCAGTCGTCCGTCCCGGAGAACGCCGCGCGCATCGGCGAGCTCGGCGGGCTGTTCGTCAACAAGACGTCGCCGACGCTGCTCCTCGAACTGCGGAGGTTCCTGCGCGAGCAGTGCGGCTTCGCCGACTTCGTGTTCAGGCTCCCGGACGGCGCCATGATCGCCACCGCGAACGACCTGCGCACGCTGCAGGAGCGGATCGCCGAGGTGCCGGTCGAGTCGATCCTCTACCACGGCGCGCGCAACGACTTCTCGACGTGGCTCATGAACCGGACCGAGTTCGAGCTCGCGCGGGATCTCAGGCCGCAGCGCGTGGGGGACTTCGCCGCGCCCGAGGATCTGCGGCGGCACCTCATCGCGGCGCTCGAGCGGCACCGCGAGCGGTCGCGGGCCGGCGTGGTGGCGGAGTTCTCGAGCGCGACGTTCGAGGGCACGAGCGGCTTCGCGCGGATAGGCGTGGGCTCGCTGGGCGGCAAGGGGAGAGGGCTCGCGTTCGTGCACTCGCTCCTGCGGGACTACGAGATCGGAGAGCGGTTCCCCGACGTCGAGATCTTCGTCCCCCCGACGGCGGTGTTGGCGGCCGGCGCCTTCGACAGGTTCATGGCCGGGAACCGGCTCACCGAGGTCGCGCTCGGCGAGGCGAGCGACGACGAGATCGCGGGGAGGTTCGCCGCGGCCGCGCTGCCGGAGGAGACGCTGCGCGCGCTGCGGACCTTCCTCGCGAGGGTCCGCTACCCCCTCGCCGTGCGATCGTCGAGCCTGCTCGAGGACGGCTCGCACCAGCCGTTCGCCGGCGTGTACCAGACGTGCATGATCCCCAACAACGAGGGGGATCCCGAGGCGCGGCTCGAGCGGCTCTCGGCGGCGATCAAGCGGGTGTACGCGTCGACCTACTTCGCGGCGCCGAAGGCGTACCTCGCGGCAACCGGCAACCGGCCCGAAGAGGAGAAGATGGCGATCGTCATCCAGCAGCTTGTCGGCCGCCGGTACGGCGATCACCTCTACCCGCTCGTCGCGGGCGTCGCGAGATCGTACAACTTCTACCCGATGCCCGGGATGCGCTCCGAGGACGGCGTCGCCTCGGTCGTGCTCGGGCTCGGCAAGGCGGTCGTCGACGGCGGGCGGTGCGTCCGCTTCTCGCCGAGCCAACCGGACCGGCCGTACCAGTTCGCCACGCCGGAGGAGTCGCTGCGCACCGCCCCGAGCGCGCTCCTGGCCCTCGACATGAGCGCGGAGCCGTGGACGCGCTGCGCCGCGGCGGAGATCGACTCGAACATCGTCGAGCTCGACCTCGAGGCGGCCGAGCGGCACGGGACGCTGCACGCCGTCGGATCGGTCTACGATCCCGACAGCCACGCGGTGTACGACGGCATCTCGAGGCCGGGGCCGCGGCTCGTCACGCTCGCGGGCGTGCTCAAGGGCGGCGCCTTCCCGCTCGCGGAGGTGCTCTCGTTCCTGCTCGACGTCGGCAGCGCGGCGTTCTCGTGCCCGGTCGAGATCGAGTTCGCGGCGGATCTCAGGGCCAAGCGCGGCGAGAAGCATCAGCTCGGCTTCCTCCAGATCCGGCCGATGGTCGGCGGCGGAGCCGCGGGCAAGGTCCGCGTGGACGGCGCGAGCGCCGAGGACGCCGTCTGCCTGTCGCACCTCGCGCTCGGCGACGGCCGGGTCGGAGGCGTCGCGGATCTCGTCTACGTCCCGGCCGCGACGTTCGACCGGGGCAAGACCGTCCAGATCGCGCACGAGATCGGCACGCTCAACGGCCAGCTGGTCGCCGAGCGCAGGCCGTACGCGCTGATCGGGCCCGGGCGATGGGGCAGCGCGGATCGCTGGCTGGGCATCCCGGTGTCGTGGGCGCAGATCTCGGGCGCCGCGTGCATCGTGGAGACCGACATGCACGACATCAAGGTCGAGCCGTCGCAGGGGTCGCACTTCTTCCAGAACATGACCTCGCTCGGGATCGCGTACTTCACGGTCAACTTCGGCGGGGCGGGCGGGCACCTCGACATGCCGTGGCTCGACGCGCAGCCGGCCCGGACCGAGACCCCCTTCGTGCGGCACCTGCGGTTCGACTCGCCGCTCGAGATCGCGGTGGACGGGCGATCCAAGGCCGGCGTCGTCATGAAGCCCGGGCACCGCCTGGGAGGCTACGTTCCGGCGAAGTGA
- the gdhA gene encoding NADP-specific glutamate dehydrogenase codes for MSTEEIYQRVAEQNPNQPEFLQAVQEVFESLAPVIEKHPEYRKAKILERLAEPERVILFRVPWVDDKGEVQINKGYRIQMNSAIGPYKGGLRLHPTVNLSILKFLAFEQVFKNSLTTLPMGGGKGGSNFDPKGKSDREVMAFCQSFMSELFRHIGQFTDVPAGDIGVGGREIGYLFGQYKRLAQEFTGVLTGKGLNWGGSLVRPEATGYGNVYFAEEMLNTHKQSFKGKTVLISGSGNVAQYAVQKVQDLGGKVVTLSDSSGFIHDAEGIDREKLKFLMELKNVKRGRIKEYCDKYPKATYKPVDPSAHYNPLWDIKADVALPCATQNEINAKDAQNLVNNGVKCVSEGANMPTMPDGVKIFLDAKILFGPGKAANAGGVATSGLEMSQNSLRLSWTREEVDGRLHGIMKAIHKSCVDASERFGTPGNYVNGANIAGFLKVANAMMDQGVC; via the coding sequence ATGAGCACCGAAGAAATCTACCAGAGAGTGGCCGAGCAGAACCCGAACCAGCCCGAGTTCCTCCAGGCGGTCCAGGAGGTGTTCGAGTCCTTGGCGCCGGTCATCGAGAAGCACCCCGAGTACCGCAAGGCCAAGATCCTCGAGCGGCTCGCGGAGCCGGAGCGCGTGATCCTGTTCCGCGTGCCGTGGGTCGACGACAAGGGCGAGGTCCAGATCAACAAGGGCTACCGGATCCAGATGAACAGCGCGATCGGCCCGTACAAGGGCGGCCTCCGGTTGCACCCGACGGTCAACCTCTCGATCCTCAAGTTCCTCGCCTTCGAGCAGGTGTTCAAGAACTCGCTCACGACGCTCCCGATGGGCGGCGGCAAGGGCGGCTCCAACTTCGATCCCAAGGGCAAGTCCGACCGCGAGGTGATGGCGTTCTGCCAGTCGTTCATGTCCGAGCTGTTCCGCCACATCGGCCAGTTCACGGACGTCCCGGCCGGCGACATCGGCGTGGGCGGCCGCGAGATCGGCTACCTGTTCGGCCAGTACAAGCGGCTCGCGCAGGAGTTCACCGGCGTGCTCACCGGCAAGGGGCTCAACTGGGGCGGCAGCCTCGTCCGGCCCGAGGCCACCGGCTACGGCAACGTGTACTTCGCCGAGGAGATGCTGAACACGCACAAGCAGTCGTTCAAGGGCAAGACCGTCCTCATCTCCGGCTCCGGCAACGTCGCGCAGTACGCGGTCCAGAAGGTCCAGGATCTCGGCGGCAAGGTGGTCACGCTGTCCGACTCCAGCGGCTTCATCCACGACGCTGAGGGGATCGACCGCGAGAAGCTGAAGTTCCTCATGGAGCTCAAGAACGTGAAGCGCGGCCGCATCAAGGAGTACTGCGACAAGTACCCGAAGGCGACCTACAAGCCGGTCGATCCGTCCGCCCACTACAACCCGTTGTGGGACATCAAGGCGGACGTCGCGCTGCCGTGCGCCACGCAGAACGAGATCAACGCCAAGGACGCGCAGAACCTCGTCAACAACGGCGTGAAGTGCGTCTCCGAAGGCGCGAACATGCCGACGATGCCCGACGGCGTGAAGATCTTCCTCGACGCCAAGATCCTTTTCGGACCCGGCAAGGCCGCGAACGCGGGCGGCGTGGCCACCTCCGGCCTCGAGATGTCGCAGAACAGCCTGCGCCTCTCCTGGACCCGCGAGGAGGTCGACGGGCGGCTCCACGGCATCATGAAGGCGATCCACAAGAGCTGCGTCGACGCGTCCGAGCGCTTCGGCACCCCGGGCAACTACGTCAACGGCGCCAACATCGCGGGCTTCCTCAAGGTCGCGAACGCCATGATGGACCAGGGCGTCTGCTGA
- a CDS encoding DEAD/DEAH box helicase, which yields MTFTEFQLHPNLLRGVEALGFADPTPIQIDAIPPAMAGKDVLACAMTGSGKTAAFGLPILHHLLGRPRGTTRALIVTPTRELAAQIVEHLDALAAHTKITCAAVFGGVGAGPQERAFRAGVDVIVATPGRLLDHFQYPYAKLDALEILVLDEADRMLDMGFLPDVRRVLAHIPRKRQTLFFSATLPEPIVVLSREMLNAPVRINIERKSLPAVGVRQSIYPVAQDLKTHLLLALLRSGAVTSAIVFTRTKHRANRLSEFLERRGVDAVRIHGNRSQVQRTEALKGLKEGRIKVLVATDIAQRGIDVEGLTHVINFDVPHVPDDYIHRVGRTARAGALGDAFTFVAPEEEGDLRAIERAVGKRLPRVKVDGFDYTKRPEERFEIPIGERIAEIRKRKAEDRARSREKAERKAKAEADAKALAAEKAAKKAKAEAEAPAQTGARRRRRPPRRR from the coding sequence ATGACGTTCACCGAATTCCAGCTGCATCCCAATCTCCTGCGCGGCGTCGAGGCGCTCGGCTTCGCGGATCCCACGCCCATCCAGATCGACGCCATCCCGCCGGCCATGGCCGGCAAGGACGTGCTCGCGTGCGCCATGACCGGCAGCGGCAAGACCGCGGCGTTCGGGCTGCCGATCCTGCACCACTTGCTCGGCAGGCCCCGCGGCACGACGCGGGCGCTGATCGTCACGCCGACCCGCGAGCTCGCGGCGCAGATCGTCGAGCACCTCGACGCGCTGGCGGCCCACACGAAGATCACGTGCGCGGCGGTGTTCGGCGGGGTCGGGGCCGGGCCGCAGGAGCGCGCGTTCCGCGCCGGAGTCGACGTCATCGTCGCCACGCCTGGGCGGCTCCTGGACCACTTCCAGTACCCGTACGCGAAGCTCGACGCCCTCGAGATCCTCGTCCTCGACGAGGCGGATCGCATGCTGGACATGGGCTTCCTCCCGGACGTCCGGCGCGTGCTCGCCCACATCCCGAGGAAGCGCCAGACGCTGTTCTTCTCGGCGACTTTGCCCGAGCCGATCGTCGTCCTGTCGCGGGAGATGCTCAACGCCCCGGTCCGCATCAACATCGAGCGCAAGTCGCTGCCCGCGGTCGGGGTCCGGCAATCGATCTACCCCGTCGCGCAGGACCTGAAGACGCACCTCCTGCTCGCGCTCCTGCGAAGCGGCGCCGTCACGAGCGCGATCGTGTTCACGCGGACCAAGCACCGGGCCAACCGCCTCTCGGAGTTCCTCGAGCGGCGCGGGGTGGACGCCGTGCGCATCCACGGAAACCGCTCCCAGGTGCAGCGGACCGAGGCGCTCAAGGGGCTGAAGGAGGGGCGGATCAAGGTGCTCGTGGCGACCGACATCGCGCAGCGCGGCATCGACGTCGAGGGGCTCACGCACGTCATCAACTTCGACGTGCCCCACGTGCCGGACGACTACATCCACAGGGTCGGGCGCACCGCGCGGGCCGGCGCCCTGGGCGACGCGTTCACCTTCGTCGCTCCCGAGGAGGAGGGCGACCTGCGCGCCATCGAGCGCGCCGTGGGCAAGCGGCTGCCGCGGGTGAAGGTCGACGGCTTCGACTACACGAAGCGGCCCGAGGAGCGGTTCGAGATCCCGATAGGCGAGAGGATCGCGGAGATCCGCAAGCGCAAGGCAGAGGATCGCGCGCGCTCCCGGGAGAAGGCCGAGCGCAAGGCGAAGGCCGAGGCGGACGCCAAGGCGCTGGCCGCCGAGAAGGCCGCGAAGAAGGCGAAGGCCGAGGCCGAGGCGCCCGCGCAGACCGGCGCGAGACGGCGCAGGCGGCCGCCGCGACGCCGCTGA